One genomic segment of Brevibacillus laterosporus LMG 15441 includes these proteins:
- a CDS encoding cobalt-precorrin-5B (C(1))-methyltransferase yields MTNAKVAEAENEKPLRHGYTTGSNATAATKASLLALLSGEEVSEVEILLPNKDRVTFQMVSQERGENWVETGIIKDGGDDPDATHKALILSRVSWHADSGIHLDGGIGVGRVTKPGLPIPVGEAAINPVPRKMIKGVVQELLEEYEIEDRGVSVVISVPNGEEIAKKTLNGRLGIVGGISILGTRGTVVPFSTAAYKASVAQAIQVAKASNCQSIAITTGGRSEKTAMEQYPDWPEESFIQMGDFVGFSALIGKKQGFTHISMVGMMGKLSKVAQGAMMVHSKGSSVDFEFLAEVAREVGASEEHIAEIQRANTAMQVGELMSQAGNSAFFNLLAYKCSEQINKHVGGGMVIETVLTTLKGELLGKAVVDDTGNDNRDRG; encoded by the coding sequence ATGACTAATGCAAAGGTAGCGGAGGCAGAAAATGAGAAGCCACTTCGTCACGGATATACAACAGGTTCCAACGCTACCGCCGCCACGAAAGCTTCCCTGCTAGCCTTACTTAGCGGGGAAGAAGTTTCGGAGGTGGAAATTCTTTTGCCTAATAAGGATCGGGTCACGTTTCAAATGGTATCTCAGGAACGAGGAGAAAATTGGGTGGAGACTGGTATCATCAAGGATGGTGGAGATGATCCAGATGCCACCCATAAGGCCCTGATTTTGTCACGTGTTTCTTGGCATGCAGATAGCGGTATTCATTTGGATGGCGGAATAGGTGTCGGTAGAGTTACAAAGCCCGGATTGCCGATTCCGGTAGGTGAAGCAGCTATTAATCCTGTTCCACGAAAAATGATTAAGGGCGTTGTCCAAGAGCTTTTAGAAGAATATGAAATAGAAGATCGTGGAGTCAGCGTTGTCATTTCAGTGCCGAATGGAGAAGAGATTGCTAAGAAAACGCTGAATGGACGGTTAGGAATTGTTGGAGGTATCTCCATTTTGGGGACCCGAGGAACGGTCGTACCATTTTCAACGGCTGCTTACAAAGCATCGGTAGCTCAAGCTATTCAAGTAGCGAAGGCAAGCAACTGCCAGTCTATTGCCATTACAACAGGTGGGCGCAGCGAAAAAACAGCGATGGAACAGTATCCGGATTGGCCAGAAGAATCGTTTATTCAAATGGGAGATTTCGTGGGCTTTAGTGCCCTTATTGGTAAGAAGCAAGGATTTACCCACATTTCCATGGTTGGAATGATGGGAAAACTGTCTAAGGTTGCTCAGGGAGCAATGATGGTGCATTCCAAGGGATCTTCTGTTGATTTTGAATTTTTGGCGGAGGTAGCCAGAGAAGTCGGTGCAAGTGAAGAACATATTGCAGAAATACAGAGAGCCAACACGGCCATGCAGGTGGGCGAACTCATGAGCCAAGCGGGAAACTCCGCTTTTTTTAACTTATTGGCATACAAATGCTCCGAACAAATCAATAAGCACGTCGGCGGAGGCATGGTTATAGAAACGGTGCTCACCACATTGAAAGGCGAACTGTTGGGAAAGGCGGTAGTAGATGACACAGGTAACGATAATCGGGATCGGGGATGA
- a CDS encoding bifunctional cobalt-precorrin-7 (C(5))-methyltransferase/cobalt-precorrin-6B (C(15))-methyltransferase codes for MTQVTIIGIGDDGAQGLFPQAIELIKQAQLLVGGERHLAFFPDLDCERFALKSGVLAAIGEIKQAVAAGKEVVVLASGDPLFYGIGGLLTRKLGRDVVQVVPHLSSLQLAFSKMKEAWQDAHIDSVHGRPMLGLAQRVNGKSKVALLTDKENTPAKVAQYLLRFGMDEYEAFVAERLGNKEERCRWFTLVELAETECDPLNVMILKRKENASPVNWTLGIPDEEFAQRKPDKGLITKKEVRVASLAELQIKPDSIVWDIGTATGSVAIEAAKLAPLGAVYAVEKNEPDLENARANMHKFRTDITFINAKAPVGLDEFPDPDAIFVGGSGGELTELVQLFAKRLRPGGRVVINAVTIENLADAMQACKAAGFDVSVTMLQVSRSKPILHLTRLEGLNPVYIITAKHKAKEENKDEQHD; via the coding sequence ATGACACAGGTAACGATAATCGGGATCGGGGATGACGGTGCTCAAGGTTTATTTCCCCAAGCTATTGAACTGATCAAACAAGCGCAATTGCTGGTAGGGGGAGAGCGACATTTAGCCTTTTTCCCAGATCTTGACTGTGAACGCTTTGCTTTGAAAAGTGGGGTGCTAGCGGCAATTGGCGAAATAAAACAAGCGGTAGCAGCAGGTAAAGAGGTTGTCGTGCTTGCTTCTGGAGACCCATTGTTTTATGGGATTGGAGGTTTGCTTACCCGCAAACTCGGTCGTGATGTCGTGCAAGTGGTACCGCATTTGAGTAGCTTACAGCTTGCTTTTAGCAAAATGAAGGAAGCTTGGCAAGATGCTCATATTGACAGTGTACACGGTCGTCCAATGCTTGGATTAGCACAACGTGTGAATGGCAAGTCTAAGGTGGCTCTATTAACGGATAAGGAAAATACTCCGGCAAAAGTAGCTCAGTATTTACTGCGTTTTGGTATGGATGAATATGAAGCGTTTGTAGCGGAGCGGTTAGGAAATAAAGAAGAACGTTGTCGGTGGTTTACGCTTGTGGAATTGGCAGAGACAGAGTGCGACCCTTTAAATGTCATGATTCTCAAAAGAAAAGAGAATGCCTCACCTGTGAATTGGACCTTAGGCATTCCTGATGAAGAGTTTGCTCAACGTAAACCAGATAAGGGACTCATTACGAAAAAAGAAGTGCGAGTAGCAAGCCTTGCTGAGTTGCAGATAAAACCTGACAGCATCGTCTGGGATATCGGAACAGCGACTGGTTCGGTAGCGATCGAAGCAGCGAAGCTAGCCCCTTTGGGAGCTGTGTACGCTGTAGAAAAGAATGAGCCAGATTTAGAAAATGCTCGCGCGAATATGCACAAGTTTCGTACGGATATCACATTTATCAATGCGAAGGCCCCTGTTGGATTGGATGAATTCCCTGATCCAGATGCGATCTTTGTTGGGGGAAGCGGTGGCGAGCTGACAGAGCTAGTCCAGTTATTTGCTAAGCGCCTGCGTCCAGGTGGGCGTGTAGTAATCAATGCTGTTACCATCGAAAATTTAGCAGATGCAATGCAGGCATGCAAAGCGGCGGGGTTTGACGTGTCAGTCACAATGCTGCAGGTGTCGCGTAGTAAACCAATTTTGCATTTGACCCGACTTGAAGGGTTAAATCCTGTCTATATCATAACTGCTAAACACAAAGCCAAGGAGGAGAATAAAGATGAGCAACATGACTAA
- the cobI gene encoding precorrin-2 C(20)-methyltransferase has translation MNTSVGTLYGIGIGPGDPELITVKAFRLMKEADVIAYPKKRKGGKSYALTIVEQYTDGLAKDLLGLVFPMTKEENVLKKQWAQTVAQVWEKLSQGKNVVFVTEGDPNLYSTFIHMARLMNQLHPEVPVVSVPGISSVLGAAAQLNIPLADGDEQVGIIPATEDRESMRRVLENHDTVIFLKVAKVLDMMIGLLEELGMADCASVITKVTSGEETIWKDVRQLKGKELEYLTLMVVRKG, from the coding sequence GTGAATACCTCTGTTGGGACTTTATATGGAATTGGAATTGGACCTGGGGACCCTGAGCTTATCACAGTCAAAGCGTTTCGTCTGATGAAGGAAGCGGATGTTATCGCGTATCCTAAAAAGCGTAAAGGCGGCAAAAGCTATGCACTAACAATCGTGGAGCAGTATACGGATGGTCTTGCAAAAGATCTGTTAGGATTAGTGTTCCCGATGACGAAAGAGGAAAACGTTCTAAAGAAACAATGGGCTCAGACAGTAGCTCAGGTTTGGGAGAAGCTTTCTCAAGGTAAAAATGTTGTATTTGTAACAGAGGGAGATCCAAATTTATATAGTACGTTTATTCATATGGCTCGTCTAATGAATCAATTGCATCCAGAAGTGCCAGTGGTATCAGTTCCAGGTATTTCCTCAGTGCTGGGAGCGGCTGCCCAATTAAACATTCCATTGGCTGATGGAGATGAGCAGGTTGGTATCATACCGGCAACGGAAGATCGAGAATCTATGCGTAGAGTTTTGGAGAATCATGATACTGTCATTTTCTTGAAAGTAGCTAAGGTGTTAGATATGATGATTGGCTTGCTAGAGGAGCTAGGTATGGCAGACTGTGCGTCTGTAATTACCAAGGTGACATCTGGTGAAGAGACGATCTGGAAGGACGTTCGCCAGTTAAAAGGGAAAGAGCTTGAGTATCTTACACTAATGGTAGTACGGAAGGGATGA
- the cobM gene encoding precorrin-4 C(11)-methyltransferase has protein sequence MNKPSEQMTNTGLEPMVYIVGAGPGDPDLITVKGLNILQKADVVIYTDSLVNDELIARAKPEAEVIKSAGLALDEMVEIMIERVRAGKSVARVHTGDPAVYGAILEQMVIMKKAEVSFTIVPGVSSVFAAAAALQAELTVPELTQTLILTRAEGRTPVPDREQLKDLASHHCTIALYLSATLTKKVVRELVEAGWSEQTPVAVVQRASWPDQKIVRTTLEHLDKDMAANGIRSHAMILAGWALDPMLHDSSEHRSKLYDKTFTHRFRKGVTNG, from the coding sequence ATGAACAAACCTAGCGAACAAATGACAAATACAGGGCTTGAGCCTATGGTTTATATTGTAGGAGCTGGACCAGGCGATCCAGACCTAATCACTGTAAAAGGCTTAAATATTCTTCAAAAGGCAGATGTAGTAATTTATACCGACTCTTTAGTAAACGATGAATTAATTGCTCGTGCTAAACCCGAAGCAGAAGTAATCAAAAGCGCGGGACTTGCGCTTGATGAAATGGTAGAAATCATGATTGAGCGAGTTCGGGCAGGAAAAAGCGTTGCTCGCGTTCATACAGGTGATCCAGCAGTGTATGGAGCCATTTTGGAGCAAATGGTGATCATGAAAAAGGCAGAGGTTTCCTTTACCATCGTTCCGGGAGTAAGTTCTGTATTTGCAGCGGCGGCAGCACTACAAGCAGAGCTAACCGTTCCTGAATTAACACAAACACTGATTTTAACACGAGCAGAGGGACGCACACCTGTACCAGATCGAGAGCAACTTAAGGATTTAGCTAGTCACCACTGTACAATTGCACTATATTTAAGTGCTACGCTGACCAAAAAGGTTGTTCGTGAGCTGGTTGAAGCTGGCTGGAGCGAACAAACCCCTGTAGCGGTTGTGCAAAGAGCATCATGGCCGGATCAAAAAATTGTTCGTACAACGCTTGAGCATTTGGACAAAGATATGGCGGCTAATGGAATTCGTAGTCATGCCATGATTTTAGCTGGCTGGGCACTTGATCCAATGCTTCATGATTCCTCTGAACATCGCTCCAAGCTATATGATAAGACCTTTACGCATCGATTCCGTAAAGGAGTGACTAACGGATGA
- a CDS encoding cobalt-precorrin 5A hydrolase, which translates to MSEGTGVGRQTGVEVNTPVPAGRTPSEIVQNPEQLPYAIVAITKHGVEKARHLHQVLPGSHLYYMEKFMVGDEQERDIRTFTGSVRLLFADFFKKYNGLIFFISLGAVVRMMAPVLQDKKVDPGVVVVDDRGENVISVLSGHLGGANELTREIARLLDANPVITTASDVQKTIPVDLFGRGFGWELDSFEKVTPVSASVVNEEKVAIIQEAGESGWWPYPDKPLPGHFQVYHSMAEAWNDTFQAALVITPRVLTAEEQTRFLENGVVYRPKTIVLGIGCNRGTSAEEIEQVILQTLEQQGLSVKSVRNIATITLKQDEEGLLAVCQKYGWELIAYTPEQLNEMPMTERSETVYKFTGAYGVSEPAALRSAKAEAPHLAKQKSGNVTLSIALVNGGGILHGE; encoded by the coding sequence ATGAGTGAGGGTACAGGAGTAGGAAGGCAGACAGGAGTCGAGGTAAATACCCCCGTACCTGCTGGACGTACCCCAAGCGAGATCGTGCAAAATCCGGAGCAACTACCATACGCCATAGTTGCGATTACCAAGCATGGGGTAGAGAAAGCTCGTCACTTGCATCAGGTATTACCTGGTTCACATTTATACTACATGGAAAAATTCATGGTAGGAGATGAGCAAGAGCGAGATATTCGTACGTTTACAGGCTCTGTACGTCTATTGTTTGCTGACTTTTTTAAGAAATATAACGGTCTCATCTTTTTCATCTCGCTCGGTGCTGTTGTCCGAATGATGGCTCCGGTATTGCAGGATAAAAAAGTAGATCCAGGTGTTGTAGTCGTAGATGACCGAGGAGAGAATGTCATCAGCGTATTATCAGGACACCTTGGCGGAGCGAATGAGCTAACTCGTGAGATTGCGAGATTACTAGATGCCAATCCAGTGATTACTACGGCATCAGATGTGCAAAAAACGATTCCTGTAGATTTGTTTGGACGTGGCTTTGGCTGGGAGTTAGATAGCTTTGAAAAGGTTACTCCCGTAAGTGCTAGTGTGGTCAATGAAGAAAAGGTAGCTATTATTCAAGAAGCAGGGGAAAGCGGCTGGTGGCCTTACCCAGATAAGCCACTGCCGGGGCATTTTCAAGTGTATCATTCCATGGCTGAGGCTTGGAATGATACCTTTCAGGCAGCTTTGGTCATTACGCCACGTGTATTAACAGCAGAAGAGCAGACCCGCTTTTTAGAAAATGGAGTTGTCTATCGTCCAAAAACTATTGTACTTGGCATTGGTTGCAATCGTGGGACATCTGCGGAGGAAATCGAACAAGTCATTTTACAAACCTTAGAGCAACAGGGTCTTTCGGTTAAAAGCGTACGCAATATCGCAACCATTACATTAAAGCAGGACGAAGAAGGACTTTTAGCTGTTTGTCAAAAATATGGCTGGGAGTTAATCGCCTATACACCAGAGCAATTAAACGAGATGCCAATGACAGAACGATCGGAAACAGTGTATAAATTTACGGGTGCCTATGGTGTCAGTGAGCCTGCCGCATTACGCTCCGCTAAGGCAGAGGCTCCCCACTTAGCGAAACAAAAAAGCGGAAATGTAACCTTGTCCATCGCTTTGGTTAACGGAGGAGGCATTTTACATGGAGAGTAA
- a CDS encoding cobyrinate a,c-diamide synthase has protein sequence MESKEQTYQCPRIVLGGTSSGAGKTTLSIGLMAALRKRGLQAQGFKVGPDYIDPTYHTAATGRISRNLDTWMMPPQVMHEVFLRGSQSADISLIEGVMGFYDGKDPLSNQGSTAEISLLLQAPVILVLDVKAMARSAAAIVKGFQELEPSVKIVGVIANRCGSANHFKLVKAAVEQMCKVPVIGYLPNDPSLKVPERHLGLIPAIERGEMEPWFDLLAEKIEATVDLDLLLALANGAPALAEPTEKLLAGPSPTSSDLSPVKLAVAKDEAFNFYYQENLELLEAYGAELCYFSPLHGEIPPMDADGLYIGGGFPEEFAERLSQWAKERQTLHGMIEAGLPTFAECGGFMYLCQSITDRAGQQHEMVGAIPYQVEMQQKLAALGYREALAERDSLLLLAGETARGHEFHYSKITEETTENHAYQVKGMRGVKKEGYAKGNLLAGYTHLHFASHPGMIKRWLDSCREYAVHRSAVNKAFH, from the coding sequence ATGGAGAGTAAGGAACAGACTTATCAATGTCCACGAATCGTATTGGGAGGAACCAGTAGCGGCGCAGGGAAAACAACATTATCGATCGGATTAATGGCGGCCTTGCGCAAGCGCGGGCTCCAGGCCCAAGGATTTAAGGTTGGTCCTGACTACATTGACCCTACGTACCATACGGCTGCAACTGGCAGAATATCTCGTAATCTCGATACATGGATGATGCCGCCGCAGGTCATGCATGAGGTGTTTCTGCGTGGCAGCCAGTCAGCGGATATCAGCTTGATTGAAGGGGTCATGGGTTTTTACGACGGTAAAGATCCACTTAGCAATCAAGGAAGTACAGCCGAAATAAGTCTATTATTACAGGCTCCGGTCATCCTTGTTCTTGATGTTAAAGCTATGGCTCGTAGTGCGGCGGCGATTGTCAAAGGGTTTCAAGAATTGGAACCATCTGTAAAAATCGTCGGTGTCATTGCAAACCGATGTGGTAGCGCGAATCATTTTAAGCTAGTAAAAGCGGCTGTTGAGCAAATGTGCAAGGTACCCGTTATTGGATATTTACCTAACGATCCGTCCTTGAAGGTGCCTGAACGACATCTCGGGCTAATTCCAGCGATTGAGCGCGGGGAGATGGAACCTTGGTTTGATCTGTTAGCCGAGAAAATCGAAGCGACAGTTGATTTAGATCTATTACTGGCACTGGCAAATGGCGCACCAGCTCTAGCAGAGCCTACAGAAAAATTGTTAGCTGGTCCATCTCCTACATCATCTGATCTATCCCCAGTTAAATTAGCTGTGGCAAAGGATGAAGCGTTTAACTTTTATTATCAGGAAAATTTAGAGCTACTAGAAGCGTATGGAGCCGAGCTCTGTTATTTTAGTCCGTTACATGGGGAGATTCCCCCTATGGATGCTGATGGCCTGTATATTGGTGGCGGCTTTCCAGAAGAATTTGCTGAACGCTTGTCGCAATGGGCGAAAGAACGGCAAACCTTGCATGGCATGATAGAAGCTGGATTACCTACTTTTGCAGAATGTGGCGGGTTCATGTATCTATGCCAGTCGATCACAGATCGTGCAGGACAACAGCATGAGATGGTAGGCGCCATCCCTTATCAAGTAGAGATGCAACAGAAGTTGGCTGCACTGGGTTATCGAGAAGCGCTAGCCGAACGGGATTCTCTGTTACTTTTAGCAGGTGAAACTGCTCGCGGGCATGAGTTCCACTACTCCAAAATAACGGAGGAGACTACTGAGAATCATGCTTATCAGGTAAAAGGAATGCGAGGCGTGAAAAAGGAAGGCTACGCCAAAGGTAACTTGTTGGCCGGCTATACACACTTGCATTTTGCTTCTCATCCGGGAATGATTAAGCGTTGGCTAGATTCATGCAGGGAGTATGCAGTGCATAGATCAGCAGTGAACAAAGCTTTTCATTAA
- a CDS encoding cob(I)yrinic acid a,c-diamide adenosyltransferase gives MSHRNDVNQGQAHSQEQNENGSTVAVPVESLDELQQKDSPKERAERRGLLLIYTGDGKGKTTAALGVSLRALGRGMKVTFLQFIKSPQRSYGESLSMRKLGMEMQQLGIGFTWTKTPEEHREALKKAWSLTKEKLSDPTIDLLVLDELNNALAISTFPIEDVLPLAEIVEAIKNRPTNMHLVITGRSAKTELIELADLVSTIEPSKHYYNEGIPAVKGLEF, from the coding sequence ATGTCACATCGAAATGACGTGAATCAAGGACAGGCACACAGCCAAGAGCAAAATGAAAATGGATCTACTGTAGCGGTTCCAGTGGAATCTCTTGATGAATTACAACAAAAGGACAGTCCAAAAGAAAGAGCCGAGCGACGTGGTTTGTTGTTAATATATACCGGTGATGGTAAAGGGAAAACAACAGCGGCTTTGGGTGTTAGTCTGCGTGCCTTGGGACGGGGGATGAAAGTGACGTTTTTACAATTTATCAAGTCCCCACAGCGATCCTATGGTGAGTCATTATCCATGCGTAAATTAGGAATGGAGATGCAACAGCTAGGAATCGGATTTACTTGGACCAAAACCCCAGAAGAGCATCGTGAGGCTTTAAAAAAAGCATGGTCATTGACGAAAGAGAAACTAAGCGACCCAACTATTGATTTATTAGTATTAGATGAATTAAATAATGCGTTAGCAATTTCTACATTTCCGATTGAAGATGTTCTCCCACTAGCAGAGATAGTAGAAGCGATCAAAAATCGCCCAACCAATATGCATTTGGTAATCACAGGTCGCAGTGCGAAAACGGAACTGATCGAGCTAGCAGATTTGGTCTCTACCATTGAGCCGTCTAAGCACTATTATAATGAAGGAATTCCGGCAGTAAAAGGTTTGGAATTTTAG
- a CDS encoding cobyric acid synthase, which translates to MQGKAIMVVGTASDVGKSLICTALCRIFANRGYRVAPFKSQNMALNSYVTKDGKEIGRAQGVQAEAARTIATTDMNPILLKPKQDMVAEIIVHGKRYADMDAREYRESYVEQAMPIVKEALERLQNEYDVLILEGAGSPAEINLKDRDIANMRMAHLADADVILVADIERGGVFASIIGTLELLDDEERARIKGFIINKFRGRRDLLDDGVEWLEKRTGIPVLAVLPYMAVEIEAEDSLALSSLRFKQPQLAEFPIDIAILRLPRISNFTDFDPLFDEPETGVRYVRNRHELGNPDLVIIPGTKNTLDDLAWLEQEGLVDALRQLHRSGTRLFGICGGFQMLGEKLLDPDGVEGDGTVQERAGLGFLPVETTFCQEKRTVQVTGELHPKAQEMLGLSSEKAGQQQEYTMEPTKDNQNSLTEVTGYEIHLGETCMTDHSGSPFIILQDGKQDGAISKDGRASGTYLHGIFHNRHLTRQLINLLRQEKGLPIFTEEVVTEQMRREKAYDQLAHHVESHLNISHLEAWFQKKDTN; encoded by the coding sequence ATGCAAGGAAAAGCCATCATGGTAGTCGGCACAGCCTCAGATGTAGGGAAAAGTTTAATTTGTACAGCTTTGTGCCGTATCTTTGCCAATCGAGGATATCGGGTAGCACCGTTTAAATCACAGAATATGGCGCTTAATTCCTATGTAACAAAAGATGGGAAGGAAATCGGACGTGCTCAGGGCGTACAGGCAGAAGCAGCACGAACAATAGCCACTACAGACATGAATCCTATTCTGTTAAAACCAAAGCAGGATATGGTTGCCGAAATCATTGTACATGGAAAGCGTTACGCTGATATGGATGCAAGAGAGTATCGAGAAAGTTATGTAGAACAAGCCATGCCAATTGTAAAGGAAGCCTTAGAACGTCTACAAAATGAGTACGATGTTCTCATTTTAGAGGGCGCGGGAAGTCCAGCAGAGATAAATCTGAAAGATCGAGATATTGCTAACATGCGGATGGCTCATTTAGCGGATGCCGATGTAATTTTAGTGGCAGATATTGAACGCGGTGGAGTATTTGCCTCTATTATAGGGACACTGGAGCTACTCGATGATGAAGAACGGGCAAGAATTAAGGGATTTATCATTAATAAATTCAGAGGAAGACGCGATTTGTTAGACGATGGAGTGGAATGGCTGGAAAAAAGAACGGGAATACCTGTTTTGGCTGTTTTGCCCTATATGGCTGTTGAAATTGAGGCGGAGGATTCGCTAGCACTGTCATCACTTCGCTTTAAACAACCTCAATTAGCTGAATTCCCTATTGATATTGCAATTCTTCGTTTGCCACGTATTTCGAACTTTACTGATTTTGATCCGTTGTTTGATGAACCAGAAACAGGCGTGCGATATGTACGTAACCGACATGAGCTAGGAAACCCTGATCTGGTTATTATTCCAGGTACAAAAAATACCTTGGACGACCTGGCATGGCTTGAACAGGAAGGGCTTGTAGATGCCCTGCGCCAGTTGCATCGCTCAGGTACAAGATTGTTTGGCATTTGTGGAGGCTTTCAAATGCTGGGCGAGAAGTTACTCGACCCTGACGGTGTAGAAGGAGACGGAACAGTACAAGAGCGTGCTGGGCTAGGCTTTCTACCTGTTGAAACGACATTTTGTCAGGAGAAACGAACTGTGCAGGTCACAGGAGAGCTACATCCAAAGGCGCAGGAAATGCTGGGATTGTCGAGTGAGAAAGCAGGCCAGCAGCAAGAGTACACTATGGAACCAACAAAGGACAATCAGAATTCGTTGACAGAGGTAACAGGATATGAAATCCATCTAGGAGAGACCTGTATGACTGATCACTCCGGTTCTCCTTTCATTATCTTACAGGATGGAAAACAGGATGGTGCCATTTCGAAAGATGGAAGAGCTAGTGGAACGTACCTGCATGGTATTTTCCACAATCGACATCTTACCAGACAGCTTATTAATCTGTTGCGTCAGGAAAAAGGGTTACCGATCTTTACAGAAGAGGTAGTCACCGAGCAGATGAGACGCGAAAAAGCTTATGATCAATTAGCACATCACGTGGAAAGTCACTTAAATATTAGTCATCTTGAAGCATGGTTTCAAAAGAAGGATACTAATTAA
- a CDS encoding energy-coupling factor ABC transporter permease, with amino-acid sequence MNRKWVASSRLLWLLPVFAVYFLVNSPESAYAMHIAEGFLPFGWAIFWWVVFVPFFVWGLRSLIRLTNDKPQLKLLLALAGAFSFVLSALKIPSVTGSSSHPTGTGLGAVLFGPQIMSVLGSIVLLFQAILLAHGGLTTLGANAFSMAVVGPFVGYGIYRLLSGMQVKQGVSIFFAAALADLATYITTSVQLALAFPAASGGFAAAFMKFGTIFAVTQIPLAICEGLLTVVVWNWISAYNRQELQMLLSLRGGAK; translated from the coding sequence ATGAATCGAAAATGGGTTGCAAGTAGTCGTTTGTTATGGTTACTTCCTGTGTTTGCTGTGTATTTTCTAGTGAACTCGCCCGAAAGTGCCTACGCGATGCATATTGCAGAAGGTTTTTTACCTTTCGGCTGGGCGATCTTTTGGTGGGTAGTGTTTGTACCATTCTTTGTCTGGGGACTTCGCTCGTTAATACGTTTGACGAATGATAAACCACAATTGAAGCTGTTACTAGCGTTAGCTGGTGCGTTCAGCTTTGTATTGTCGGCGCTTAAAATTCCGTCTGTTACAGGTAGTAGCTCGCATCCTACAGGTACAGGACTTGGAGCAGTGCTATTCGGACCACAAATTATGAGTGTGTTAGGTAGTATTGTCCTTTTATTTCAAGCGATTTTACTTGCCCATGGAGGATTAACCACACTCGGAGCCAATGCTTTTTCTATGGCAGTTGTAGGGCCGTTTGTAGGCTATGGGATTTATCGCCTTTTAAGCGGTATGCAGGTAAAGCAAGGAGTCAGCATTTTCTTCGCTGCTGCTTTGGCTGATTTAGCTACTTATATCACGACATCTGTTCAATTAGCATTAGCTTTTCCAGCGGCCTCCGGTGGTTTTGCTGCTGCGTTCATGAAGTTTGGAACCATTTTTGCAGTCACTCAGATTCCGTTAGCTATTTGTGAGGGTTTACTTACTGTAGTTGTTTGGAACTGGATTAGCGCGTATAACCGTCAAGAATTGCAGATGTTGCTTAGCTTGCGGGGAGGTGCCAAATAA
- a CDS encoding energy-coupling factor ABC transporter substrate-binding protein, which produces MKRVAKWKNLLLLALVVVIAVIPLMLIKDSEFGGADGQAEEAIQELAPEYEPWFQPLMEVPGSETESLLFAVQAALGAGVIGYAIGFFKGRKKNETTHEVQE; this is translated from the coding sequence ATGAAAAGAGTAGCCAAATGGAAAAACTTGTTGTTACTTGCCCTTGTGGTAGTGATCGCGGTCATTCCACTGATGTTGATCAAGGACTCTGAATTTGGTGGAGCAGATGGCCAAGCGGAAGAAGCAATCCAGGAGCTGGCCCCAGAATATGAACCATGGTTTCAGCCGTTAATGGAAGTGCCAGGCTCTGAAACAGAGAGCTTGTTGTTCGCAGTTCAGGCAGCTTTGGGAGCGGGTGTGATTGGTTACGCAATTGGATTTTTTAAAGGTCGCAAAAAAAATGAAACGACACACGAAGTACAAGAATGA